The Sus scrofa isolate TJ Tabasco breed Duroc chromosome 6, Sscrofa11.1, whole genome shotgun sequence region atttgtgtcatatgtttgttttttttttttttcctggccggCACCTGCTGCATTTGTaatttcccaaaccagggatcaaacccacactgctgcagtgacaacaccagatccttaacgcactgtaccacaagggaactccctgtatcataCTGTAGATTCcacattataagtgatatcatatgatagccgtctttctctttctgacttacctcacttagtttgagaatctctaagtccatccctgttgctgcaaatggcattattgcctTCTTTTcactggctgagtagtattccatggtatatttGCTTTGATAcacaaacataggagttcccgttgtagctcagcggtatggaacctgactagtacccctgaggacACAAGtacaatccctggctctgctcagtgggttatggatccagcattgctgtggctgtggcattagctagcagctgcagctcctattcaaccgctagcctggggacttgcatatgccgcgggcaaggccctaaaaagacaaaaaaaaaaaaaaaggcaaaaaaccccacaaacataTTGTTTCCCCCAAGGGAACCAGGGATGGTAGGAGAGTCACCCTTGATATGTCTGAGACCTTCGCCCTCGCATTCGCAGTGGATCTTGGATATTCGAGAACTTGCCTTTTCGCTAAAATCCACCCATGACTCCAAAACCCATACTCGGGGGCTTTTGTGGTCCTTCTCAGACACACCCAGAGTGGGGCAAGTGCTGACCACCAGAGTGCATGCGGCCAGCTGAGGTCGAACAAAGCACTGCTCTGCCTTCTTCGTTCTGCTCTCATATGATAAACACacgtttttggagttcccatcgtggcgcagtggttaacgaatccgactaggaaccatgaggttgtgggttccatctctggccttgctcagtggattaaggatctggcgttgccacaagctgtggtgtggaggttgcagacgcggctcggatctggcgttgttgtggctctggtgtaggccgggggctgcagctctgattggacccccagcccgggaacctccacatgccacgggagcagcccaagaaatagccacaaaaaaaaaaaaaaccctcacgtttttgcctttttgtgcgCTTTCATGGTGATTTCGCTGTTTAAAATGCTCCCCCCATGCCCCTGGCATAGCACGGAAGTGCTGGCTTGTGTTCCTAATCTGCCTTTCTTGGGAAATAGACGTGTTGCATGAGCTTCCTTTGGGCATGAGGTGTAGGGCTGTTGGCCGCAGGTGCAATGCAAATGAATCAGCAATGCAtatattcttcctttcctttccttctccaaaaattatggttgatttacactgttgtgtccacttctgctgtacagcaaggtcacccagtcatacatgtatatacattctttttctcatgccatcttccatcttgttctatcccaagagattgggtagagttccctgtgtggtacagcaggacctcattgcctctccatcctaaatgaaatagtttgcacctgctcaCCCCaacctccatcccactccctccccttggcaaccaccagtctggtctccgtctgcaagtctgtttctgttttgtaacaaCGCATACATGAAAGTgtctaaacaggagttcctgtcgtggctcagtggttaacgagtctgatgaggaaccatgaggttgcgggtttgatccatggcctcactcagtgggttaaggatccagcgttgccgtgagctgtggtgtaggttgcagacacggcttggatcccacgttgctgtgactgtggtgtaggccggcggctacagctccgattagacctctagcttggaaacctccaaatgctgcgggtgtggccctagaaaacacaaaaaaataaaaaaagaaggtgtctaaacagaaaaaaacctgagGCCAGGTGATCTACTGATAAAGATGTTGTGACCCAAAGCTCACAGGAAACTAACACTGCATGTCCCCTGGGAGTGCAGATTCAGCATCCCTAAGCCAGTGCTCACAGTTAAACAGTTTGAAACCCAGTCTCCTGATGGTTCCCTGCAAACCTGTTCCTCCTGGTTTTCCGGTTTTAGTAAACGGCAGCTCCATACTTCCGGTTGCTCAGGCCAAACAAAGCCTTGGAATCATCCTTGATTCTCCTCTTTTCCTCACGCTCTCCAGCTGAGGTCAGCAGATCCTGTCGAGCCATCCCCCCAAACAGATCCAGAAGAATTTGaccttttctctcctcccaggAGGTCACCCCGATCTGGGCCTCATCACCTCCCACCCGGGCTATTGCAATCGCTTCTGCATCAACCGCTGTCCCCTCTTCACTGATACCATCCATCAGGCaggctcctgcctcagggcctttgcacctgctcaaCTTTCCTCCTGGGACGCTGCTCCCCAGATATGTAGCAGGCTTTCTCCAtcctttcagtctttctttttttaaagttatttatttattttcattttttttgctttttttagggccgcacctgtggcacatggaagttcctgggctaggggtccaatcggagctgcagctgctggcctacgccacggcaaACACATttgggtctgagccgcgtctgcgacctacaccacagctcacgtcaacgccagatcctcaacccactgagcgagggcagggaccgaacccacaacctcatgttcctagttggattcgttaaccactgcaccacgacgggaactccctcctttcagTGTTTATGTTACCATCTCAGTTAGGTCTTCTTTCTAGGCTACGCTATTTAAAATCCCAACTCCATCCACTTCCCCAACCCGACATCCTCCACCCttcatctctgctttttttttttttttctttttaccatgaCTCATGTCACCACCTGAGAGAACTTCTCTCTATTCATCTTGTTTATCGTGTGATCCTGCAAACACAAAAGCTATACAAAGGCAGTTGTTTCTTCAACACACTGTTTCCTACCTGTGCCTGGAACAGTGCTTGGCTTGTCATAGGTACCAACgtttcttgaataaataaacaaaactgtaTGTGCCAGCACCCAGGAGAGTATTTGCACGTGGTCAGCACTGAATAAATGTCTGCtgagaaaaaaaagcagtgaacGCAGCACATCTGGGGCACCGTGAACTTGAGGTTGTTGTTATGAAAAGCCGAAGGTAACATTTTATAAGGAACCTGGCAAATAATAACAGCGATCTGTGCTCAAcgagtcccattttacagatgagaaaacagaggttgTGCATTTTAGGACTTATTCAAAGCAGGGATTCTTGCAGCTGAGCATTCAACCACCGCATTTTGGGGTCACAGACAAAGAGGCATCAGTGCAGCCCCCAAACAAGGATGTTTGCGGATAAGATAAAAACACAGAATAGTTAGTGGACAATAGGGCAAGGAGGCTCCTTGGATACTCAACCCCATCGCCCTAGTGTTTAGAGAGCTGCTGCTGCTTGAACAGGAGGATCTAGAAGCAGAGGATATTGGCCACATGTGGAATGTAGGCTGCAGCGGGACAATTCCCAGAAATGTCCCCAGGGATGTCCCCATGTTCCTTTGGTGCATATAATGGTGAGGCAGCAGAGTCTGCACACGAGTGAAGATTTTTCAGGAAGAAATGTCATGGGAGTCTAGAACCTTCTGGAGTACAAAACACAGAAGGATCTAGAATATTGGCAACGAAAAAATACTTGAAGGGGTATTTGTTGTCAAAGGGAGTTTGTTCACGGGACATAGACTATTGTTGAGATGGGCTGATGGAGGTATTTAAGAGCATTCCAGAATGTTCGGACGGTGACCTGGGTTTCTGCCAAAACTGGGAGACCCCGAACGTGTCTGGGTTGGGATGTCTGGGGAGGCTGGGATGTCTCCAGGATGCAAAGTCCAGGGGACCATGGTGCTGACGCAGGAATGCTTCTGAAACACTCCGTGATATCAGCTGGGATCTGGGTGTTTTGAGATCACACGTCACTGGTTCACATGGAACCCCTTGGGAGGAACAGCGAAGGGCTGGGCCAACTGGGCAAGGAGACAGGTAGGCCACCCCAACTTTTACTGTGGGCCCTTCGTCCATTTCTGCTCCGGGGTTGTCCGTTTTCTGATGGTTGCTTGGATCCAAGGGACATAGCGAGAGACGCGTGTGTAGACGCCAGGCCGGTTGGGCTGCCCACATGGAAAGTCTCCCCAGGAGATGATGCCGTGGAGCATCCCGTTACAGATCAGGGGACCTCCCGAGTCGCCCTGagttggggagagagaaggaggggtcCTTGCTGAGACTAAACAAAGGCAGAGACACACGGAGGCAGAGGTGGAGATGGGAATACGGAAGAGGGGGTGAGAAGGACCAACAGAAATGATGAGAAACAGATCAGAGGGCAAACACAGActggaaaagaggggaaaagagacagaaagatggaCACGGAAGAAGGACAGACGTTATGTGTCTCTCCTTGTTTTTCTGTTCCTCGGTCTCGCTGAACCAGTGTTGCCATACCTTACGcgacaaatcttttttttttttttttttttttggtctttggtcttttagggccacacccacgtcatttggaggttcctgggccaggggtcgaatcagagctgtagctgctggcctacaccacagccacagcaacgtgggatccttaacccactgacgaggccagggatcgaacccgcgtcctgatggatacgagtcaggttcgttaactgctgagccacaaagggaactcctggtgccCCCTTTTATGTTGACCCTCTATGCTAGGAGAAAGCTCACCTTACAAAGACTGGTTCCCCCAAGGCTGGAAGCAAAGTGTTTCCCCCATgcatcctcccccacctccacctggaTGCCCCCTCTTGGCCCACGGCAACCTGTCGCCCCTGGGCCTCACCTCACAGGAGTCCTTGCCGCCCTTTTTGGTACCGGCGCAAAGCATGTTGGGTGTGATCTTCCCCGGGTAGACTTGACGACACTCCTCATCAGAGCGTAGCGGGATGTTTGCACACTGGAGGGTCTGGGGGAAGGTcactggggaggagagggaggaaggtcGAAAGATGTGTGTTGCTggagtggctcagtgattaacgaatccgacgaggaaccatgaggtggagggttcggtccctggccttgctcagtgggttgaggatccggtgttgctgtgagctgtggtttaggtggcagatttggcttggatcccgcgttgctgtggctgtggtgttggtcggcggctacagctccgattagacccctagcctgggagcctccttatgccgcaggaacggccccagaaaaggcaaaagacaataaacaaaaaaataaataaagttaaaaaaaatttgtataaaagGAACACAACTTTTTATATAGTATATAGCATACTATACAGTAGATTATAATTTTATCTTCATAAATGTTTGTGAATTTATATAAAGAATATGTAACTATGTCAATGGGACACATATTCTATACctacttatatatatacatattctataaAGGATATAGAAAACTATACCTTATGTGTGTAACATTATAAGACCTCCtatatatttctacatttatatttgtatagtTACATAAAGGATATATGTAACTTTGCATATTAGATATGTGATATCTGAGTTATCACATACATaagtatattcatttttctttataaaggctcctggatttcccatcgtggctcggcagttaacgaacccaactaccatccatgaggatgcaggtttgatccctggccttgctcagtggattaaggatccggcgttgccaagagctgtgatataggtcaaaaactacactgctgtggctgtggtgtgggctggggaCTTCAGGTcccattgaacccctagcctgagaacctctatatgccacaggtgtggccgtaaaaagccaaaaaaaaaaaaaaaaaaaaaaagactggtctTCCTACCTACCCTCCCCAGAGTCCCCCGCCAACTGCGTGGGTGCATAccctgggggctggtggtggtgcCCCACCCAGACACCCGACAGCAGGTGCCGGGATGGAGGCAGTCGTGGTGGGAGAGGGGCAGGACTCCGATGTGTCTGCTGAGCTGCACCGGGGACTCCAGTTCCAGAAGCATGATGTCGTGGTCGTGGTTCAGGTGGGAGGGGCTGATTTGGTATTGAGGGTGGGGGATAGAGCGGGCCACCTCCTTCACCTGCTCTCCAGCCTCCACACGCCCCAGAGTGTGCTTGCCCAGGTACACGCTGTacttgctgtgggtgcaggaagCGGCTGGCTAAAGGAGCCCTTGAGCCcagctccatccccacccccgaaTCTAacccccttccccatcccaccTTCCTCACCTCCCAGCAGGCTTCCTTCCACACCCTCACCTCCAGTCCCATCCAAATCCTCGACTGGACTCCATCCCCATAGCCAACCTCCACCTCTCCAGCCCAGACCTCCTTCTCACCCCCGTGCCCATCCCAACCCAACTTCATCCTCGCCTTCAAGTTCAACTCCACCTGCCCACCTCCCAAGTCCCGCTGCCATCCCACCCCATGCTTCCCTGGCCCCCACATACTTCTTTAGACAGTGCGCCGCAGTGAGGACCCATCTGGGGTGGATGAGGACCCCTCCACAGAGCAGCCGCCCTTTGACGAGTAGGGCTGCCTGCCAGGGCTGAGAGTGGGGGAGGCAGGTGTAGCCACCCGGGAGGAACCCACTGGTCCCGTTGGTGCCGTTGAGAATCTTGGGATACTCCCTCGAGATGCCTGGTGAACAAGACAAAACATTAGAGAAGTGGAGCTTGCAGGGAAAGGAGACCTGGAGTGGTGTGGTTCTGGGcatggagagagagaattttcCTCTGGGTGACCAGGAACAGATGATTCATTTGCTGGCCTCTGGGAGTTGCCGTTTTCTGTGTTGTGGAGATGAGTCAGGGCAAAGAGGTGATGTTCTTTTTGGAAGAAGAGGCAACCCCTCCACGGAAGGTTAAAAGAAGCCTTGATGAAATGAagatgctttttttgtgtgtgtgtctttttgccttttctagggccgcttcccgtggcacacagaggttcccaggttagggatcgaatcggagctgtagccgctggcctacaccacagccgcagcaacaggggatctgagccgcatctgcgacctacaccagctcaaggcaacgccagatccttaactcactgagcaaggccagggatcgaaccagcaacctcgtggttcctagttgggttcgttaaccactgtgccatgatgggaactcctgaagatgcTTCTGATAGGGTGCCTCTGACTTTCTTCCCATctaggctctctctctctttttcattcaagtgtagttgatgtacaatgttgtgtcaatttctgctgtacagcgtagcGACCCAGtcgtatatataaatacattctttttctcatgccatcttccatcatgttctatcccaagagactggctaggtagagttccctgtcctgtacagcaggacctcactgtgTATCCATCCTAAATGTCATCGTTGGCacctgccaatcccaaactccccgtccctcccactccctccccctgggcaaccacaagtctgttgtctgtgagtcttacattttctttctctctcttgttttttgttttgttttgtttttagggctgcacctacagcatgtggccgttccaggctaggggtagaatcggaactgcagctgccagcctacaccgcagccagagcaaggggatctgagctgtgcctgtgacctacaccacagctcactggcaatgctggatccttaacccactgaccagggccagggatcgaacctgcaacctcatggttcctagtcagattcatttccactgcgccacaatgggaactctctgaaatgaaattgaaaattcagttcctggagttcccattgtggctcagtaggttaagaattcaccgattagtatccatgagggttcgggttcgatccccggccttgctcagtgggttaaggatccagcgttgccacaaggggcagcgtaggtcacagatgtggctcggatctgacgttgctgtggctgtggctgtggtgtaggcaggcagctgtagctctgattggacccatagcctgggaactttcttttcttttctttttttttttttttgtctttttgctatttctttgggccgctcccacggcatatggaggttcccaggctaggggtcgcattggagctgtagccactggcctatgccagagccacaacaacgcgggatccgagccgcatctgcaacctacaccacagctcagggcaacgccggattgtcaacccactgagtaagggcagggaccgaacctgcaacctcatggttcctagtcagattcgttaaccactgcaccacgacgggaactccagcctgggaactttcatacgccacagGTAAGGCTCTaaaatgacttagaaaaaaaagaaaagaaaagaaagaaaaattcagttcttTGTCAATTATACCCCCAACGAagctggaaaattttaaattaaaaaattcagctcTTCAATCACACCAGTCACAGCCGAAATGTTCAATAGCTTTtcatggctagtggctaccacacTGGACACTGCGAATATAGGACATTATCTACGTGAAATATACTGGAAGGCATGCAGAATCTAAAGGTTACAGGTCTGGGTCCCTCTCGACTGAGAGCtgagctcaaatgtcacctcctcagagaggccatCCCAGACTCCTGGCCACCTCGTCCAGTATCCCACCCCCATCATTCCCTACGACCTACCCACCCCCCAGCTGGGTTTCATCACAGCGACGTCACTATTCACATCTCTTTACATTAGTTTACATTTAACCCCCTCATCTTGACTGCAAGCACCACTGACGACAGGCGCCTTAACTGCTTTATTCAGCGCTGCACCCCCAGGACCTCACACAGTGACTGGCACACAGTAGCTGCGCAAGCTACTGTGCtcacacacagtaggtgcttaatgaaCGTACGCCAGGCACTGTCCCCGGTATGAGAGCCACAGCAGTCCACAAAGGGACAGAGAATGCCTCATTCTGAAAGTGCCACTTTCTGTCTGGCTTCTCCAGtacggcctcatggatactagtttggttcttaatCTGATGAGACAATATGGGAACTTCCTgagttcactttttcttttctttcttttttttttttttgtctttttgccttttctagggctgctcccacagcatatggaggttcccaggctaggggctgaatcggagctgtagccgctggcctacaccacagccacagcaacaccagacccttaacccactgagcgaggccagggatcaaaccttcaacctcatggttcccagtcggattagttaaccactgaccacgatggaaactcctgatctcactttttaaaaccaGAAGCAGGAgctcccacagtggtgcagtgagttaagaacctgactgcatcgggagttcccgtcatggcacagtggttaatgaatccggctgggaaccgtgaggttgcaggttcgattccaggcttcgatcaatgggttagggatccggcgttgccatgagctatggtgtaggccgaagatgcagctcggatcccgagttactgtggctctggcataggccagtggctacagctccaattagacccctagcctgggaacttccatatgccgcgggtgtggccctagaaaaggcaaaaagacaaaaagaccaaaaaaaaaaaaaaaaaaaaaaaaaagaatctgactgcatcgacttgggcagct contains the following coding sequences:
- the KLK13 gene encoding kallikrein-13 is translated as MEFSARPHDLLQCHRLRPPAPSPDHKVTMWPLAALIGFLTVAFSGGISREYPKILNGTNGTSGFLPGGYTCLPHSQPWQAALLVKGRLLCGGVLIHPRWVLTAAHCLKNKYSVYLGKHTLGRVEAGEQVKEVARSIPHPQYQISPSHLNHDHDIMLLELESPVQLSRHIGVLPLSHHDCLHPGTCCRVSGWGTTTSPQVTFPQTLQCANIPLRSDEECRQVYPGKITPNMLCAGTKKGGKDSCEGDSGGPLICNGMLHGIISWGDFPCGQPNRPGVYTRVSRYVPWIQATIRKRTTPEQKWTKGPQ